The sequence GCATCTTGGGCATCTGcgggatgccggcggcggcggcgaccgccggctggttcttccccgccgccgcgagctcggcGACCAGCTTCTCCGGCGGGACGTTGGCCGGGAGCTGCTTCTGCACGTCCGGCGGGAGGTTCACCAGCACCTCCGGCGGCATGTCGGCCAGCATCTCCGGCGACACGTTCGCCGGCAGCTTGGCCAGCACGTCCGGCGGCAAGTTGGCTAGCACGTCCGGTGACACGTTGGCCGGAATCTTGGACAGCGTCTCCGGTGGCACGTTGGCCGGCAAGCTGGCCACCATCTCCGGTGGCACGTTGGCCGGAAGGTTCGCCGGCAAGCTGGCCAGCATCTCCGGTGGCACGTTGGCCGGCAAGTTGGCTGGCATCTCCGGTGGCACGTTGGCCGGCAAGTTCACCGGAATGTTCGccggagggggcggcgccggtgctCCTGGCTGGCCATTTGGGATCACCGGCAATGGAGTTTCAGCTAGGAGGCGCAAGCATGCAGAGGAATGGACGTTTATGGACAAAATGGCCAGGAAAGTCACGTAGAAGAGGGATCTCATCGTGACTTTCCCTTTGGAATTCCAAAGCCGGCAAACTGAGGGATTTGCAAGTCCAAAGTGAAGAATTCTCGCTGATATATGAGAATCTAATCAAAGAACAAGCTAAATTTGGTGAGGTTAAAACTGTAAACAACCCATGCTAAAAATAGCCCCAAAATGAGCTGGAAATGGCTCCAAAATGTAGCAAACAACTCATGCTTCAGAGCAAAAACTAAATATAGATGCCAAAGTGTATTTTGCGTGTATTAACCAAACCATTTGGTACTACTGGTAGTAGTTCTTTTGCAACCAGCTGGAATAGTTGACTGCTAAGCCCATGATAAGTATGTAGAAAACAATAATCATGGTTTAAAGGTGGGTTTATAAGGGAATGCATTTTCAGAACGTAACTTCACATCAATAATTTCACACATATCAATCACTGAGATTACAGATTGAAATCAGTAGTTTCATTACCCCTCGAAATGTTTCAGCTAGAAGAAAGATATCTTACATGGGGACGCTGAAAATGTCGGTTGTTCTTGTCAGGAGAAAGGGAGCTTCATGATCATCACACCTCATGGTCTGCTCTGTGAAGGATTAGAGACCTGAATTTCATGAATTTTGCGCTGTATGTGCATCAACCTTCCGTTTTAATTCTTCAACACTATCCAGCACCAACATGAGCAGTTCATTTGATACCACTGCCTTCTCTGCCACTTCATAGAaggatttgcataacaaatcaAACCTTCGTGCAACCGGTGAGTCGACCATCTCATTATAGGACCAGTTAGTAATGGTACCGTGTCTCCGAATCATATCCTTTCTCCATCGCTGCAATACATATTTGGAGGGTACTTTTTTGACCTTCAGTAGAGCAAGTACGGTAATGATGTGGCTACACAATATTCCCCGGAATTCGAAATGACGGCATGTGCATTTACATCTTCCATCACAATCATCTCTGTCCCACCACACTGTGAAATCCAAGCTACATTGTTGCTCCCTAATTTTAACATCTTGCGTCACCTTGAATATGTAAACCGAACCTTCCTGTTTCAGAAGAGTTGGATAACAGTACATCTTACCTTTTAGCTGCTCTTGAAATTCTTCAAACATTTTATTTGTATAAACCTTCTGGAATTTCTTCTCAATGTCATAATGGGTGACACATGGTACAACCTCATGTGAGGATTTCCAGTTAGCATCAGTTTCCTTACAATCAATGCCCACAATTGTTTTATTATATTGGTCCAGAAACTCGTCCAACGTTGTGGTAGAATTGATATATCCATGAAATAAACTACCAATGCTTTCACTATTTTGTGTGCAAAACATACCAGCACAAAAGTTATTTTTCACATAAGTGGGCACCCATTTATGCCTATTACAGAACAGCATATTAAGCCATGCGCTTCTGCCATGAAGGCCAAACTTATCAATTATCTTACTCCAATTGTTTTCAAAAACAGTTTGTGTCAATGAATTATGTACCACAGTTGAAAAAGCATTTTCAATGCTTTGAAATCCTGAGAATCCACTGAGATTTTCAGGCATCTTCTTCATGACAGACTGTAAACGCCATATATGACAAGTTTGTGGAAAAACTTTCTCGATAGCATCCTGAATCGCATCACACTGATCAGTAATTATGACTTCTGGTGGCTTATTTGACATAGCTAGCCAGGATTTGAACAGCTATAGAAAGGTCACAGTGGTCTCATCTGATAGTAGTCCACATCCCAACAAAATCGGCTGCCTGTGATGATTTACACCAACAAAAGGAACAAGAGGGATGCTCTCCTTGTTCATTAAGTATGTAGTGTCAACTGTCACGACATCCGAGAAATATTTACATGAAGCCCTACTTCTTGCATCTGCCCAGAAAACATTTCTCAGGCAGGAGTCCTTGCCAAAGTCCAAAGCATAGAAAAAGCTAGGATTCTTGAACTGCATGCAGAAGAAGTAATGATAAAGCTTATATGCATCACTGAGCTTCAGTTTTCTTTCCAATTGCAAATTGTTCATGGGATCCTTTTGACCAAATGGGCGATTTTCAGTTTGCAAGCAAGGAGTACTGGACTTCTTGTTGGCATGATTGTCTGCTCTCCCATTTGACACCCTTCTTCTTTTAGCACACGAATCAGTTTTTTGTTACATATGAAAACTTCCATTCGACTTGTTTCACTTGGACTGAGATCGTGATTGTGCTCAAGCGTAACTGAAGATAAGAAGAATTTGTCGTCAGGACCATCAAGATCCACAATTATCTTAGCTGGACATTCATTCTGATGATGCTTCCATGCATTGTTTGAGGAGCATTGAGCGTTGTCTTGTCTTCTGCAAGCGAAGGTGAAGGATTGGAAAGTGCTTGAGATTCTCCTTGTTATAGAAAATCCCTTCTTCTGAGCATATCTCTCATAGAACACAAAAGCATCATTCACACTGGCAAATGCCATCCCTTCCTTTGGTTCCATGATTTCCAAGTCATTTTCTGTGGCTTGTTCATCAGTATCACTTCCTGATTCCTCATCGACAAAATCATCCTCATTAACCACTGTTTTCACGAGTGCATTTTCTACTGTTTCCAGGTGCACATTTATCTCTTGCACCTCATCAAGGGATCCACTTGTTGCCATTACCTAAAGATTTAAGAAATTAAGAGAGTCATAAACCCAGTCGGTAAAAACCTAGAATACAGTATTTCTTTTTGAGGACTCTACTTACTGTGTGAGAATTTGTCACAGCAGCAAGGAAATAAACCAAGTTGCCTTCTAAATTCCAATGCTCAACTCTTTCCAGTGGATAGAAACCAGGTGAGATTTTTGCACTGCTTTAAGGGCTCAGCAACCACGATTTGACCACACCTAAAAcgcaaatattagggaatgacctaatatcaaataaatagaagggtGAGGCTTCAAACCCAGGCcggctagcccaccaccttgtggagctagcaaAAAAACCCTTGAGCGTTTCTCACGATTTAACCACACCTGGAACACGACCACTCACAAGCTGAAATAAGTggtgataggaaaaaaaaaaaaggaaagcaaaGCTTCTGCTTACAACATTTCCCACCCTTTTCCCCGATAATGTTGTAATGTAAGCTATTCACattaaaacaaaagaacaaGTTTACCATTTTGACATGACATGATACTAGAAGGTTGAAGAATGAAGACTATATGAATCCGAGCAAAAACAGAACTCAGCATTCTAAGTTTCTAACCCATTAATCAACATAATAACTCCGTACTAGTACTATCCACACTCTACCCCTATTCTTGTTCAGGTATACTAACAGTATTCACTTCTACCAGGATCCAGGAGGCGAGGGTCTCTCATCGGCTGCTGCGCCGCAAATCAAACAGAAGACAATCTTTCATGCATCCTAAGTCCCAGATAAACACACCTGGAAGAGGAAGGacccgttgccgccgccggaggcaaCGTTGGGCCCCGCGAGAAACCGCTCCCCGTCCTCACGCCACCGCACACCGCTGCGAACCAAGCTGACGGGGAGCCGAGAACGGAGGAGCGCGAAgatgccggcggcgggagggagagccggcgccgccggcggcacaGGTGGAGGTGGGCGAGCGAgttcgccggcgatggcgagggcAACCACAATCTATTGTGGTCTTGACGCGAGCCCAATTCTCATTCGGCCCAATTAATGTGGGCCCATGGATTTCTCAAGCCCATTGGTAAATTTTCAGAAAGGCCCCTTCGTGTATATTGCGCATGATGCACTTTTGCGGAAACAACCTCAGAAAAGATCAAACATACCTTTGCCGCGACACAACGtcctcttccttctccttctcaTCCTCGCtacggggcggcgcggcggcggcggcggagaggcgatCAATCGACGCAGACGAAGGTTCGGTTCTACCTTGCTTATGCTGGGCGGGTGTGGAATTGAGATCCGTTGGGAGTCGGATGGATTTGTTCCTGTCGTTGGTGACGAACCCTAGCCTACTCTGTTTGGATTATTTTGCTGTGATAAATCTAATCGGGCCTCGTTTATGGTACGGATTCTCGAAACCAATCAGTTTTTAGCGGATTTATTTTATGCGAAGTATAGCGGTATAGTTtcttaactaattttttttttaaaatcctcgGTTGGACATCTCATGCCTGCCTCGGTGCCTCCCCTTGCTAGATGTGCATAATTTTAGGATTGCCGAAGGGCTGAATTTTGGCGAAACCGCATTGCAGACCAAATCGATAAACCGAAGAACAAAGGGTTAATTAAGTGTTTAATTATGTACTTCGTATTTCTCTGCCCAAAAAAGCTTTACTGTTTGGAGTGCCGTGTTGTAAATTAGAAAATGTGTCACAAAACTTTGCTTACACTAATATTTATAGTGGCCAATGTTCATTCTACAATAATAGTTTGGTAGTAATACCGCTTActacttctttctttttatttgcacAGTGCCACTGACTACATAACCACTATGAATCAGGTGTACTGATCCTCCTCAATAAGTTGGAGCAGGAGTTATCATGGTGAGTACATTCTAACTGCTTGATAGTAGCTTGTGCTAAATCCATATTCTGTTTAAGGTTTGCAAGTTCTTTTCTTCCGTGGTCACTTattcgccttttttttttctgattggtGCCACTTCGCAGGCAAGCCTTGCTGATTCTTTCTTAGCAGATCTTGATGAACTGTCAGACAATGAAGCCTATCCTGTGAGTTTATTTCTATTTCTGCCATGCAACTAGATTTAATAAGCGATACTTCTTGAGAGCTTGTTCATTTATCGTCAAAATTTTCAGGAAGAAGAAAATGCTGAGGCAGTGGGTATGGATGAGGATGGCGGTGAAGATATGCTTGACCTTGAGTCTCTTAATTATGATGATCTTGACAGTGTCTCAAAGCTGCAGAAGACACAGTGTTATAATGACATAATGCAGGTGCACGATCAAACTCATAAATCCTCAGTTTGTTTTATATAGTTCTACATGTTGCATATGTAGGCCGTTTCTTTGTTTACCTGTCAAACTTAAAACCATATTCATATGGCGTTCCATGATGTTTTACACCAGAAGTCCAGAACATTGTTTGCTAGTtcaaaaaagaaacattaaaGTTGACGAATTACGTGGAACACTTTAGCACTGTAGCCTTCTGTTCGAATAAATAGAATTTGAGAGGTGTTTGTAGGATGCAAAATGAATATAGTTCACTATGCTCAGTGTTAGAATGGTTTGTGTAACTATTGGATTAATATTGACCCTGTAGGCAGGCAACCCAgttcttttatattttgaggcACAAATTGCCGTACTCCTGATGCATGATAGATTGACAATTGATGACTCCATTTGTTTATTTGCAGAAAGTTGAGGATGCACTTCAGAAAGGCACAGACTTCTCCAATCAAGGGTCCATCTTGGAGGAGGATCCAGAATACCAGCTTATTGTTGATTGCAATGCTTTGTCAGTAGATATTGAGAATGAAATCATTATAATACATAATTTCATACGCGACAAGTATAGACTGAAGTTTCCTGAACTGGAATCCCTTGTTCATCATCCTATTGACTATGCCCGTGTTGTTCAGAAGATTGGAAATGAGATTGATTTGACACTCGTAGACCTGGAAGGGCTTTTACCTTCTGCAATTATAATGGTTGTGTCAGTGACAGCATCAACAACTAACGGGAAGCCTCTTTCTGAGGAGAATCTGGCAAAAACCATTGAAGCATGTGAGAGAGCCCTTACTCTTGATGCTGCAAAGAAGAAGGTGCTTGATTTTGTCGAGAGCAGAATGGGTCACATTGCACCAAACCTTTCTGCTATTGTTGGCAGCGCTGTTGCCTCAAAACTGATGGGAACTGCTGGTGGTTTGGGAGCACTTGCAAAAATGCCTGCTTGCAATGTTCAGTTACTTGGGGCAAAGAAGAAGAATCTTGCTGGATTTTCTAGTGCCACATCTCAGTTTCGTGTTGGCTATCTTGAACAAACTGAAGTATTTCAGAGCACACCTCCAGCTCTGAGAACTCGTGCTTGCAGACTTATAGCTGCAAAATCAACTCTAGCCGCAAGAATCAATTCAATCAGAGGTGATCCAACTGGAAAAGCTGGCCGGAACTTGTTAGAAGAAATTCGTAAGAAGATTGAGAAGTGGCAAGAACCGCCTCCTGCAAAGCTTCCAAAACCACTTCCTGTTCCAGACTCTGAGCctaaaaagaagagaggaggccGTCGGCTTCGGAAAATGAAAGAAAGGTAAGCTTTGCTCATCGTTCTCTTTTACAGATAATATAAAACAGTCCCAGGCTTAATTTTGTGTTAACCTACTTATTGTTTTGTGCCATATGCTGAAACTTGATTTTCCAGACCCGCAATATTACCTTGTCTTAAATTTTGGAACTGATTCTGCAGATATGCGCAGACTGACATGATGAAGCTTGCGAACCGAATGCAGTTTGGGGTACCAGAAGAAAGCTCATTAGGTCAGTTAGTGTTGAGTATAGATATGCCAGTTTGACATAACATTATGTGTTTAGTTTCACCATTGTCATACTGCCTTAGATGGAAATATGGCTATTTCTTACATAATCACATCTTGCTATCATTAGGTGATGGCTTGGGGGAAGGCTATGGCATGCTTGGACAGGCAGGAAGCGGGAAACTACGTGTATCAGCTGCGCAAAGCAAACTTGCTGCTAAAGTGGCCAAAAAGTATGCTTTTGATTCTTTCtgtagtatgttttttttttgtctttacaTATTAAAGAAATAAACATGGTTCAACTTCAAAAATAAAAGGATCACTCACCATGATTGAGGGCTGGTTTAGATGGCAAAATTTTTTGTTtatgggtgtcacatcggatatacggacacacattgaagtattaaatgttatctaataacaaaacaaattacagattccgcctagaaactgcgagacgaattccgtcattagcaaatgtttactgtagcaccacattgtcaaatcatggcgcaatttggcttaaaagattcgtctcgcaatttacacgcaaactgtgtaattggttttttttattaaaccacatttaatactccatgcatgtgtccaaacattcgatgtgatgggtgaaaagtttttgttttgggaactaaacagggcctgagAGTCGGAGACAGCTTGTGCCCATTTATTCGAGTCTAGACGCAGGATAATATCTAATGCGAAGTTCTCTTTCTAACTGTTAATCCAATGCAAGCAGGTTAAAACTTCACACTATTAGAGAAAATGTGCAAGCAGGTTAAAACTTCACACTATTCTCTGTTGTTGCATACATATAATTCGCACTGCGTCCAGTTCCAGTTGCCCAGCAAAAGCACTAGTGAAATCCATGTTGCTGTTCTACCCTCCtgcgttatttttttttttaactatgtTGCTTGTGTTTCAAGTTTTGACCTCTCACGAAATCATCAACATCACTTTGATTCTATATTATTTTTCGAATATCAGATTCAAGGAGAAGAGCTATGGTAGCAGTGGTGCAACATCTGGACTGACGTCTAGTTTGGCCTTTACACCAGTTCAGGTGAGTTCTTGTTATATTGATAAATAATTTTAGTCATGTATGCCCTTCAGCTAATCCAATTGTTGAATATGAAATTGACTGCTACCTAGATTGCTCTTTTTACTTTGGTATTTGGATTGCTCATACTTGATGGATCGGAAAAGACTATGCCAACATTTCTTGTTTCACTTTGCTCTGCAGAGTACTTTTTAATAAGTTCCTGTTGGAAATTAATTTGTGTTCTTGAGATAACAAAGTCAAATTGGATTTAACTAAGGTGAAATGCACGCATGGTAAGTGAATTGTTTAGAGCTATCACTAGAACATACATGTACTAGAAGATCGGTGATCAGCTAGCTGTAAAATGTTATGTCGGCAGGGAGTAATTCAAAAGGAAatttactagctagctagttttgAGCTGTAAAAACGTGTTACTGTAGCAGGTCGATCACGGTAGCAACCAAcctaaaattcctataaaaggACATATACCCCGATGTAACAAAAGCTGTCTTGGCTTGTGCAATATATCAAGAATGCATACACCCGTTCTTTTACCCTAGTGTCAGGGCCAACAGTTCCTAAATTTTCTATCTTTGAATTCATGTCAACCATGTGTTCTGCCATGCATTTAATTCTGCACCATGCATCACATGTTCCTTGCAAATCTAGTGTCGTGTGTTTCGCGCCATACGTGTTCCCTGATGTATAACATGGAGTACCTTCTAGTGATTCTACATAAAGTCCCTTCCCATCATTTTGTCTTTGTaacataccattttttttcttgttcaggGAATAGAACTATCAAATCCCCAGTCCCATGGGAACCTGCTAGGCAGTGGAACACAAAGCACTTACTTTTCTGAGACTGGAACATTTTCAAAGATCAAGAGGAACTGAGCAGAGAAGTTGGTCTCTTCATCCCACCCACTGCATCCGTTTTACCCACAGGTTAAGAACCCTTTGGGATGCACTGACAAAGAACCCTTTGGGATGCACTGACAAAAAACCATCTTGCTATGTAGCAACTTAGGAAGATATctatcttgttttttctttttggtggtTGTTCCTAATGACAGTAACCACATATCAGGtgtcaaaaccagaggcatttCACTTTAGTTGCCCTTGTACAGCCTATTCCATATAAGGCCTTTTCATCTAATTTTCTCATCTAGTACCTGTTTGACAAGTTCTCATGCTGTCATGCATAGCTAACTTACTAATTCTTTCATAATTCAATATACATCACAGACATTTGGCATCACTTAATCATATAGATCCAATAATTTTTGTGGATAAGTGCACGCATATCACGTGGCATGCATGAAAACACGGTAATGCAGCTGAACACAATCACATATACATGCAAATCCAATTCCAAATCATGACTAGCAGCTAGGGCAGCTCTCAAACACCATACAAACAAGCACGCATTACAATTTACATAAGGTTGAAAATTAGGAGTCCAGAAGAGTACAACTATTATATGTCTAAAGAAATTTGACATACATGCAGGAAAGGCCAACGGATTGACACTAGAAGGAATTCATCAAACTCGGTGAGCTGGCACTTGAGATAGGACGAAGATGACAAGGATTTTATCCACAAATGCATCTTGATTTGAGGATAAATTAATGAATCAATCAAGTAATACTCTCGATGTGTTTGGGAGCTGATGCTGAGGCAGAGGCAGAGGTCGAGGCAGCAGAATCATCTCCATGGCCTTGACGGTTATCAGGATGCTTCACATCTGGATGGTTGGGAGCTGAGACTGAGGCACAGGTTGAGGCAGCATCAGCATCCAAGCTTCCAGCAGCGTCTCCCTGGCCTTGACGGTTACCATGATGCTCCAAATCTGGATGGTTGGGGTGATCTTTTAGAGCAATTTCCACCTTATCTGGGTTGCAGTCACCATGAAGCTCAAGTGATCGCAAGCTCGGAAGACGCTCAATTCCAGAAATGGATTTCATCTCCCTGAAACTCCAAACAATTTTTTCCAACTTAGGATTCTTGCTGAAGCTGATATCGGTAATGTCTTCGCCGTGGATGAGAAGAACCTTGAGATGCTGGAACTGTTTTTCCCCAAGGGTGAGCTTGCTTTGGACATATGACCTGCACCGGAGC is a genomic window of Oryza glaberrima chromosome 7, OglaRS2, whole genome shotgun sequence containing:
- the LOC127779468 gene encoding U4/U6 small nuclear ribonucleoprotein Prp31 homolog, which encodes MASLADSFLADLDELSDNEAYPEEENAEAVGMDEDGGEDMLDLESLNYDDLDSVSKLQKTQCYNDIMQKVEDALQKGTDFSNQGSILEEDPEYQLIVDCNALSVDIENEIIIIHNFIRDKYRLKFPELESLVHHPIDYARVVQKIGNEIDLTLVDLEGLLPSAIIMVVSVTASTTNGKPLSEENLAKTIEACERALTLDAAKKKVLDFVESRMGHIAPNLSAIVGSAVASKLMGTAGGLGALAKMPACNVQLLGAKKKNLAGFSSATSQFRVGYLEQTEVFQSTPPALRTRACRLIAAKSTLAARINSIRGDPTGKAGRNLLEEIRKKIEKWQEPPPAKLPKPLPVPDSEPKKKRGGRRLRKMKERYAQTDMMKLANRMQFGVPEESSLGDGLGEGYGMLGQAGSGKLRVSAAQSKLAAKVAKKFKEKSYGSSGATSGLTSSLAFTPVQGIELSNPQSHGNLLGSGTQSTYFSETGTFSKIKRN
- the LOC127779275 gene encoding uncharacterized protein LOC127779275, with the translated sequence MKKMPENLSGFSGFQSIENAFSTVETDANWKSSHEVVPCVTHYDIEKKFQKVYTNKMFEEFQEQLKDSHISARILHFGLANPSVCRLWNSKGKVTMRSLFYVTFLAILSINVHSSACLRLLAETPLPVIPNGQPGAPAPPPPANIPVNLPANVPPEMPANLPANVPPEMLASLPANLPANVPPEMVASLPANVPPETLSKIPANVSPDVLANLPPDVLAKLPANVSPEMLADMPPEVLVNLPPDVQKQLPANVPPEKLVAELAAAGKNQPAVAAAAGIPQMPKMPDFSGLTDLSFPPMPSAKMPSMPHNITLFGFDVQIPEFINKMVDEETS
- the LOC127780538 gene encoding protein FAR1-RELATED SEQUENCE 8-like produces the protein MATSGSLDEVQEINVHLETVENALVKTVVNEDDFVDEESGSDTDEQATENDLEIMEPKEGMAFASVNDAFVFYERYAQKKGFSITRRISSTFQSFTFACRRQDNAQCSSNNAWKHHQNECPAKIIVDLDGPDDKFFLSSVTLEHNHDLSPSETSRMEVFICNKKLIRVLKEEGCQMGEQTIMPTRSPVLLACKLKIAHLVKRIP